One uncultured Carboxylicivirga sp. genomic window, AATATTGAAGTGGTTGATGAGTGTTCTAATGGTTTTGAAGCATTAAAGTCAGTAAAGGAACATAAACCTGATTTGATGTTTCTGGATATTCAGATGCCAAAAGTGACAGGATTAGAGTTGATGGAAGTGATTGATGATCCTGTATTGGTTGTTTTTACAACAGCATATGATCAGTATGCCTTAAAAGCTTTTGAATTGAATGCGGTTGATTATTTGTTAAAACCTTTTAATGAGAAGCGTTTTGGAGATGCTGTAAATAAGCTGATTCAAAAACTAGAGACAGGAGAGAAAAGTAATCAACAGCAAATTAATTCAATTCAGGAGCAATCGGAAGAGAAGCTCGAACGTATTGTGGTTAAGAAAGGCAATAAACTGGAGGTGATTCCTCTGGAAGATATATTGTATATTGAAGCTCAGGATGATTATGTAATGATATATACATCAGATGCACATTTTCTGAAAGCGAAAACCATGAAATATTTTGAGGATCACCTGCCACCGGAGAACTTTATACGTATACATCGAAGCTATGTGGTAAATGTTGAGAAGATAAAGCAGCTGGAACCATACAATAAAGATACACAGCTCGCAGTAATCAGCAATGAATGTAAATTAAAGGTTAGTCGAACTGGTTATAAGAAGCTTAAAGAAATTCTGGATTTCTAGTATTCCAGTTTCAAACCTCTTTTCTTTTATGCTTGCAGTTGTTTTTGTTATTTTTGTGCAAAACAAAAGAAGTGAAAGTCCATTCTGATTTATCCACATTTAAAGCAACTAGGCCAGTTGTAACTATTGGTATGTTCGACGGAGTGCATACAGGGCATCGTAAGTTGCTGGCTCAGCTAGTTGAAAAAGCAAAGGTCGCAAAGGGTGAAGCAGTGGTAATTACTTTTTGGCCTCATCCAAGAATGGTATTAAACCAGGATAAAGAAAGTCTTCGCTTTTTAACTTCACCCGAGGAACGCACTATTCTGTTTAGCCAGTTAGGGATAGATCACCTGCTTTTAATTCCGTTTACAAAGGAACTGGCGAATCTTACTTCCGAAGAATTTATCAATGAGTTTTTGGTCCAGAAAATTGGGATATTTCACCTTTTAATGGGTTATAACCATCGTTTTGGAAAAGATCGCGAATCAAGATTTGAAAAATATACCGAATTAGCTGAGAAATATAACTTTGGTATTTCTCAGGTTGAGGCTGTTGAAACAGCAGGTTTAAAAACCAGTTCAACTGATATTCGTAATCATTTATTGGATGGAAATATCGAAAAAGCCAACCAGATACTTGGTTATCCATATCTGTTAAGTGGTCGTGTGATGGGAGGTCAGCAGTTGGGAAGGCGGATTGGTTATCCTACAGCCAATATTGAAGTCAACGAATCGTTTAAACTAATACCGCCCGACGGTGTTTATGCTTGTTCGGTGCATGTTGAAGGTAAGCGATTTGGAGGAATGCTTAATATAGGTTTTCGTCCTACGGTCAATCATAACGTAGATCATCGCTCTCTGGAAGTGCATATTTTTGATTTTCATCGTGATATTTATTCTGAGGAGATTCAGATTGAATTTATTCAAAGGGTTCGTGATGAAATGAAGTTTGAAAATGTTGATGCCCTCATCAATCAGTTAAAAAAGGATGAACAAACCATCCGGTCAATTGTAAATAAAACGGAGACTTTATAAGAAGTAATATTGGCAAAAGACTTCTTAAAGTGTTTCTAAATAGTTAATTCGCAATTATTTTGTAATTTTGCAGTCCTAAAAATAGAAAGATGGCAGATTTAGTAAAAGATAAAGTTGACTTTAAGGTTGCTGACCTTAGTCAGGCCGATTATGGTCGTAAAGAAATTGAAATAGCAGAGAAGGAGATGCCAGGATTGATGGCTCTTCGTGAGAAGTACGGTAAAGAAAAGCCTTTGAAGGGAGCAAAAGTGATGGGGTCGTTACATATGACCATTCAGACCGCTGTTCTTATCGAGACTTTAGTTGATTTAGGTGCATCGGTAAGATGGTGTAGCTGTAATATATATAGTACTCAGGATCATGCTGCTGCTGCCATCGCTAAGGCCGGAGTCCCTGTTTTTGCCTGGAAAGGTGAAACATTAAAAGAGTACTGGTGGTGTACCGAGCGTGCTTTGGATTTTGGAAACGGACAAGGACCTGATTTGATTGTTGATGATGGTGGTGATGCTACATTGATGATTCATAAAGGTGCTCAGGCTTTAAATGATGCTTCTTTCCTTGATGCTGATTACAGCAATGAAGGTGAAGATTACAAAGAATTAATCGCTATTGTAAAAAGTACATTCGAAGCTGATCCTCAACGTTGGTCAAATGTTGCCAAGGGGCTAAAAGGAGTAAGTGAAGAAACGACTACAGGTGTTCACCGTTTGTATCAGATGATGGAAAAAGGTGAGTTACTTTTCCCTGCTATCAATGTTAATGACTCTGTTACAAAATCGAAGTTTGATAACTTGTATGGTTGTCGCGAGAGTTTGGCTGATGGAATCAAACGTGGCACAGATGTTATGGTAGCCGGTAAAACAGTTGTTGTTTGTGGTTACGGTGATGTAGGAAAAGGTTGTGCACAAAGTATGCGTGGTTTTGGAGCACGTGTTATTGTTACCGAGATTGATCCGATTTGTGCTTTGCAGGCTGCTATGGAAGGGTATGAAGTTTCAACTGTTGAAGATGCATTGGCTGAAGGCGATATCTACGTTACTACAACAGGAAATAAAGATGTGATTCGTATTGAGCATCTGGAAGCTATGAAGGATCAGGCTATCGTTTGTAATATAGGTCACTTCGATAACGAAATTCAGGTTGAGAAGCTTGAGAAGTTCCCTGGAATTGAAGAGATCAATATAAAGCCTCAGGTTGACATGTTCCGCTTCCCTGATGGACACGCAATTATTTTATTGTCACGTGGTCGTTTGGTGAATCTAGGTAATGCCACTGGTCACCCAAGTTTTGTTATGAGTAACTCATTTACAAACCAAACATTGGCCCAATTGGAATTGTGGCAAAATGATTATGAAGTAGGGGTTTATACACTTCCTAAACATTTAGATGAGGAGGTAGCTCGTTTGCACCTTGGTAAATTAGGTGTTAAATTAACTCGATTAACTGATGAACAGGCTGCCTATTTGGGAATAAGTGCTGATGGACCATTCAAACCTGAACATTACAGATACTAATTGTATACAGATATTATCAATGAAGCTCATCGAAAGATGAGCTTTTTTTATTCTATGAAAATCCTAGTTGGAGATAGTGAGGTAGTTGCCATTTAAGTTCGTTTGGTATTGCCTCAATGTAAACTGGGCAGGACCTTCAGTAGGTGAACCATTAGCAGCAAGGTTAAAGTGTGAATTGCATTGAGGGCAAACTACTTCAAGGTCACCATTGGTTTCCAATTCGGTGTAAAAGTATCCCGGAGCATCATGGTCATGCGGACACATCAAATCAAAAGCAGAAATATCGTAGTTCGAATTCGAAAGTTTTAATACAACAACTCCATTATGACCTAATTTAACATTGCCAGCATATTTAACTACAAATGAGGTGTAGTTATATTGTGGTAATTCAAGATTAATGGTTCCGTAAAACGAAATATTTGGAATGGGATTATAACGGTCATTGTTGCATGCGATAGAAATCAATAACATGATCCCAACTATCCAGAACTTTCTCATTTTTATATTTTTTTACCCTGATGAGTATTTAACGTGCAAATTTATCTTTTATGCTGTAAATCACTAAAAAATTAAGATTAGTTAAAGAAATCATCAAATAAATTTTGAGAATCATCTTAACCCTCTTAAATTTAAGCTTGCTTTTTTATAATTGTTAGAGAGATTCTGTTCAATTAAGAAAAAGAGTATGCAATCATGCTTTAGAATAGTTGATGCTTATATTGATGAATTATGGATGAATTTGGTGATATACTATATGTGCTGGTGATGTTAGGAGCATTGGTTTTTAGTGTGATTCGTAAAGCACAACAAGCTAAGAAGAATGTGCCAAGACCAAAAGCTGACTCTTCTAATCCATATGATCCAATGGATGAAGAGGAGCCATTGATGGAAGAGATCAGGGAAATGTTTTCCAGACCCAAAGTTCCAAAACCCCAACCTGTCTTTGAAAAGCCAAAAACAGAAACTAAGCCATTTGCTAAAAACGTTGCTAAACCAATTGTTAAAAGAAGTACAGAACCCCTGGAGGTGATAAGTACCGAAGAAGAGCACAATCCATTTGTCTTTGATGTTGAGGAGGTAGATATGCGAAAGGCTGTTATTTACTCCGAGATACTCAATCGTCCCTACCAATGACAATGAGCTATTTAGCAGTTAATTAAAAAGTTGCCGTTAATATTTTTATTTGTGGTTGAGTTAAACTTTCGTATATTTGTACGAAAGAGTTCTGAGGTAATCGGGATTCTTTTGTTTTTTTAGGTCATACTGAAAACTTTAAAAAAGAGAAAATGTCAATACAATATGTAACCGAATCAGGTTTAAAGAAACTTAGGGAAGAGTTGCACCATATGGAAACTGTTGAACGTCCATCTATCTCAAGGCAGATTGCTGAAGCCAGAGATAAAGGTGATTTGTCGGAGAATGCAGAATATGATGCAGCCAAAGAGGCACAGGGATTATTAGAAATGCGAATTGCAAAACTGAAAGATACCATTGCAAACAGTCGTATTCTGGACGAATCAAAACTGGATACCTCAAAGGTTCAGCTTTTGAATAAGGTTAAAATAAAGAACCTTAAGAATAATGCTACCATGACGTACACCTTGGTTCCTGAAAGTGAAGCAAATCTTAAGGAAGGTAAAATTTCAATTGAGACACCTATTGCTAAAGGATTGCTTGGTAAGAAAGTTGGAGATCAGGTTGATATTCAGGTTCCTTCAGGTATGATGACTTTTGAAGTGATTGAAATTTCATTGTAAAAAAGATTAGGCATGCCAACCATTTTCACACGCATCGTTAACGGAGAAATTCCTTGCTACAAGATAGCTGAGGATGATCGTTTTTTTGCTTTTTTAGATATCAATCCATTGTCCGAAGGACATACGTTGGTTATTCCAAAGCAGGAAACTGATTATTTGTTTGATTTGGAAGATGAACTATTAGCTGATATGACGGTGTTTGCTAAAAAGATTGCATTGGCTCAGAAAAAGGTGATTGAATGTAAGCGTGTTGGTGTGGCAGTATTAGGCCTGGAAGTGCCTCATGCGCACATACATCTTGTTCCATTGCAGGCGGAAACAGATCTTAGTTTCTCAAAGCCTAAACTAAAATATTCGCAAGAAGAATTTGTTGCAATTGCAGAGAAGATAAAAGGAGCCTTATAATTAAAGGTGTTATGATATAAAGGGCTGTTTCTTTTGAGGCAGCCCTATTTTTTTATTCTGCCGGGGTTTTTGTTGATAAATTCTTTCCAGCTTTTGACACCACCTGTAAGTTGTAACTTCTGATTTTGAAGAAAATGGCAATATGCAGCAGCGAGTCCATCAGTTGCATCCAGATATTCGGGTATTTCTTTTAATTTGAGCATTTGTTTAAGCAAGATTGCCACCTGTTCTTTTGATGCACGTCCATTACCGGTAATTGCCTGTTTAATTTTAAGTGGAGCATATTCAAAGATAGGCACCGATCGTGATAATGCGGCTGCCATTGCAACTCCTTGTGCACGCCCAAGTTTGAGCATCGATTGAACATTTTTGCCATAGAAAGGTGCTTCAATGGCTAGTTCATCGGGGTGATAACTGTCAACCAGTCCAACGACGCGTTCAAAAATTTTTTGAAGTTTCAGATAGTGATCAGTGTATTTATGTAGCTCAAGAACTCCCAAAGTTACAAGATGTGCTGATTTACCTTCAACTTTAATGACTCCGTAACCCATTACGGTAGTTCCCGGGTCAATGCCTAATATGATTCGTTCTTGTGGCAAGCCTAAATTTCTTTTAGTATAGAACTAAAGTGAAGACACTTCTCTCCAAGATGACCTGACAGATTATCCATTAAGATAGTATTGTATTTATTGATGATTTCAAGCTCCTCTGGTGATTTGCAAAGCAGCTGACAGGAAAAATTCGTACTGTCATCATGAACTACTGCCATCACTTCGTATAATTCAACGCGAATCCCTTGAATCATATCTTGCATGGTTGGTAAATAGTTTCTATCCATCCATGTACGCCAGGTATCTATGGCTGTGTTTTGTACAGAAAAAGTAGTGTTAAAAATA contains:
- a CDS encoding LytTR family DNA-binding domain-containing protein; its protein translation is MNNIYRALIVDDEPLARNIIKSYLKPWENIEVVDECSNGFEALKSVKEHKPDLMFLDIQMPKVTGLELMEVIDDPVLVVFTTAYDQYALKAFELNAVDYLLKPFNEKRFGDAVNKLIQKLETGEKSNQQQINSIQEQSEEKLERIVVKKGNKLEVIPLEDILYIEAQDDYVMIYTSDAHFLKAKTMKYFEDHLPPENFIRIHRSYVVNVEKIKQLEPYNKDTQLAVISNECKLKVSRTGYKKLKEILDF
- a CDS encoding bifunctional riboflavin kinase/FAD synthetase; the encoded protein is MKVHSDLSTFKATRPVVTIGMFDGVHTGHRKLLAQLVEKAKVAKGEAVVITFWPHPRMVLNQDKESLRFLTSPEERTILFSQLGIDHLLLIPFTKELANLTSEEFINEFLVQKIGIFHLLMGYNHRFGKDRESRFEKYTELAEKYNFGISQVEAVETAGLKTSSTDIRNHLLDGNIEKANQILGYPYLLSGRVMGGQQLGRRIGYPTANIEVNESFKLIPPDGVYACSVHVEGKRFGGMLNIGFRPTVNHNVDHRSLEVHIFDFHRDIYSEEIQIEFIQRVRDEMKFENVDALINQLKKDEQTIRSIVNKTETL
- the ahcY gene encoding adenosylhomocysteinase, with amino-acid sequence MADLVKDKVDFKVADLSQADYGRKEIEIAEKEMPGLMALREKYGKEKPLKGAKVMGSLHMTIQTAVLIETLVDLGASVRWCSCNIYSTQDHAAAAIAKAGVPVFAWKGETLKEYWWCTERALDFGNGQGPDLIVDDGGDATLMIHKGAQALNDASFLDADYSNEGEDYKELIAIVKSTFEADPQRWSNVAKGLKGVSEETTTGVHRLYQMMEKGELLFPAINVNDSVTKSKFDNLYGCRESLADGIKRGTDVMVAGKTVVVCGYGDVGKGCAQSMRGFGARVIVTEIDPICALQAAMEGYEVSTVEDALAEGDIYVTTTGNKDVIRIEHLEAMKDQAIVCNIGHFDNEIQVEKLEKFPGIEEINIKPQVDMFRFPDGHAIILLSRGRLVNLGNATGHPSFVMSNSFTNQTLAQLELWQNDYEVGVYTLPKHLDEEVARLHLGKLGVKLTRLTDEQAAYLGISADGPFKPEHYRY
- a CDS encoding Rieske 2Fe-2S domain-containing protein, whose product is MRKFWIVGIMLLISIACNNDRYNPIPNISFYGTINLELPQYNYTSFVVKYAGNVKLGHNGVVVLKLSNSNYDISAFDLMCPHDHDAPGYFYTELETNGDLEVVCPQCNSHFNLAANGSPTEGPAQFTLRQYQTNLNGNYLTISN
- the greA gene encoding transcription elongation factor GreA → MSIQYVTESGLKKLREELHHMETVERPSISRQIAEARDKGDLSENAEYDAAKEAQGLLEMRIAKLKDTIANSRILDESKLDTSKVQLLNKVKIKNLKNNATMTYTLVPESEANLKEGKISIETPIAKGLLGKKVGDQVDIQVPSGMMTFEVIEISL
- a CDS encoding HIT family protein, which encodes MPTIFTRIVNGEIPCYKIAEDDRFFAFLDINPLSEGHTLVIPKQETDYLFDLEDELLADMTVFAKKIALAQKKVIECKRVGVAVLGLEVPHAHIHLVPLQAETDLSFSKPKLKYSQEEFVAIAEKIKGAL
- the ruvC gene encoding crossover junction endodeoxyribonuclease RuvC, which translates into the protein MPQERIILGIDPGTTVMGYGVIKVEGKSAHLVTLGVLELHKYTDHYLKLQKIFERVVGLVDSYHPDELAIEAPFYGKNVQSMLKLGRAQGVAMAAALSRSVPIFEYAPLKIKQAITGNGRASKEQVAILLKQMLKLKEIPEYLDATDGLAAAYCHFLQNQKLQLTGGVKSWKEFINKNPGRIKK
- a CDS encoding DUF4286 family protein is translated as MFIFNTTFSVQNTAIDTWRTWMDRNYLPTMQDMIQGIRVELYEVMAVVHDDSTNFSCQLLCKSPEELEIINKYNTILMDNLSGHLGEKCLHFSSILKEI